In one Cervus elaphus chromosome 9, mCerEla1.1, whole genome shotgun sequence genomic region, the following are encoded:
- the LYL1 gene encoding protein lyl-1, whose translation MCPPEAQAEVGPTMTEKAKMVCAPSLVPAPPPKPASPGPPKVEEVGHGGSSSPPRLPPGVPVISLGHTRPPGAAMAPTELSTLRPPLLQLSTLGTAPPTLALHYHPHPFLNSLYIGPAGPFSIFPSSRLKRRPSHCELELAEGHQPQKVARRVFTNSRERWRQQNVNGAFAELRKLLPTHPPDRKLSKNEVLRLAMKYIGFLVRLLRDQAAALAAGSAPPGPRKKRPAHRGLDDGGARRGPCRRAEVVARPQPAPSSGPDSSRGGAGRPIKTEQAAVSPEVR comes from the exons ATGTGCCCGCCCGAGGCCCAGGCGGAGGTGGGCCCCACCATGACCGAGAAGGCCAAGATGGTGTGTGCTCCCAGTCTGGTGCCTGCCCCGCCCCCAAAGCCTGCCTCGCCTGGGCCCCCAAAGGTGGAGGAGGTGGGCCACGGAGGCTCCTCCTCACCACCCAGGCTGCCCCCTGGCGTGCCAGTGATCAGCCTGGGCCACACCAGGCCCCCAGGGGCAGCCATGGCCCCCACAGAACTCAGCACCCTCCGTCCCCCACTGCTGCAACTCTCTACCCTGGGAACCGCCCCACCCACCCTGGCCCTGCATTACCACCCTCACCCATTCCTCAACAG CCTCTACATTGGGCCAGCAGGACCTTTCAGCATCTTCCCTAGCAGCCGGCTAAAGCGGAGACCAAGCCACTGTGAGCTGGAGCTGGCTGAGG GGCATCAGCCCCAGAAGGTGGCTCGGCGTGTGTTCACCAACAGTCGGGAGCGCTGGCGGCAGCAGAACGTGAATGGCGCTTTCGCTGAGCTCAGGAAGCTGCTGCCAACGCACCCGCCCGACCGGAAGCTGAGCAAGAACGAGGTGCTCCGCCTGGCCATGAAATACATTGGCTTCCTAGTGCGGCTGCTGCGCGACCAGGCGGCGGCTCTGGCCGCAGGCTCCGCCCCTCCAGGGCCCCGTAAAAAGCGGCCGGCACACCGAGGCCTGGACGACGGCGGTGCCCGTCGCGGGCCGTGTCGCAGGGCCGAAGTAGTGGCGCGCCCCCAGCCCGCGCCTTCCAGCGGCCCCGACAGCAGCCGCGGCGGGGCGGGCCGACCCATCAAGACAGAACAAGCGGCTGTGAGCCCAGAGGTGCGATGA